A stretch of Gymnodinialimonas phycosphaerae DNA encodes these proteins:
- a CDS encoding ATPase: MIYDTPQAFQEAPAKRVAVFGMSGLGKTVLSNKLRVSGDWFHYSVDYRIGTAYMGEHITDNLKAQAMTVPFLADLFRSDSIYIGSNITFGNLAPLSTYLGKPGDPMRGGLPFEEYKRRQALHRRAEVNALLDTVPFIHRATSLYGYKNFICDTGGSICEVVDPADPADEVLRTLADNTLMIWIESPQGHDAELIRRFKRDPKPIYYRPDMLDALWQDYLDTHGITEAQVDPDDFAIHAFSHVIHKRAPIYAAMARNWGVSVTAAEVEAVRDAADAKEMIARALAKPRGVA, from the coding sequence TTGATCTACGACACCCCGCAAGCCTTCCAAGAGGCGCCCGCCAAACGGGTTGCCGTCTTCGGCATGTCCGGGCTTGGCAAGACGGTCTTGTCCAACAAGCTGCGCGTCAGCGGCGATTGGTTCCACTACTCGGTCGATTACCGCATCGGCACCGCCTATATGGGCGAGCATATCACCGACAATCTGAAGGCGCAGGCCATGACGGTGCCGTTTCTGGCGGATCTGTTCCGCTCGGACAGTATCTACATCGGGTCCAACATTACCTTCGGCAACCTCGCGCCCCTGTCGACGTACCTGGGCAAGCCCGGTGATCCCATGCGCGGCGGCTTGCCGTTCGAGGAATACAAACGCCGCCAGGCGCTTCACCGCCGGGCCGAGGTCAATGCGCTGCTCGACACCGTGCCCTTCATCCACCGCGCCACCTCGCTTTATGGCTACAAGAACTTCATCTGCGACACCGGCGGCTCGATCTGCGAGGTCGTGGATCCGGCCGACCCCGCCGATGAGGTCCTGCGCACCCTGGCGGACAACACGCTGATGATCTGGATCGAAAGCCCCCAGGGGCACGACGCGGAACTGATCCGCCGGTTCAAGCGTGATCCCAAGCCGATCTACTACCGCCCCGACATGCTGGACGCCCTGTGGCAGGATTATCTGGACACTCATGGCATTACCGAAGCGCAGGTCGACCCCGATGATTTCGCCATTCACGCCTTCAGCCACGTGATCCACAAGCGCGCGCCCATCTATGCCGCCATGGCCCGCAACTGGGGTGTCAGCGTCACGGCGGCCGAGGTGGAGGCCGTGCGCGACGCCGCTGATGCCAAAGAGATGATCGCGCGCGCTCTGGCAAAACCCCGGGGCGTGGCCTAA